A genome region from Camelina sativa cultivar DH55 chromosome 10, Cs, whole genome shotgun sequence includes the following:
- the LOC104718192 gene encoding cysteine-rich receptor-like protein kinase 28, with translation MEHVSFFFFACVLTFVPFIALAQKDTYEFPPRFNCVARGGNFTVNSNFAGNLDGLVSSLSSLTPKAYGFYNLSSGDSSGERAYAIGLCRREVKRDDCLSCIQTAAKNLTEQCPLTKQAVVWYTHCMFRYSNRTIYGRKETTPTLSFIAGKNTSANRDEFDRLQLELMDKLKGIAAAGGPNRKYAQGSGLGATGHRRFYGSAYCTPDLSEQDCNDCLVFGFENIPRCCYGQIGLRWFSPSCNFRFETGRFYEFDADLEPDPPAIQPVDSPAIQPGGSPTSAARIERTGKGRGGSKVIIAIIIPIVLIVVFASFLGLALNWKKNNKSVGRFKENEFSDSLLVNFETLKEATDNFSPENELGRGGFGSVYKGVLSGGQEIAVKRLSCTSGQGDVEFKNEILLLAKLQHRNLVRLLGFCIEGQERILVYEFIKNASLDNFIFDIEKRQFLDWGARYKMIGGVARGLLYLHEDSRFRIIHRDLKASNILLDQGMNPKIADFGLAKLFDTDQTSTNRFTSRIAGTYGYMAPEYAMHGQLSVKTDVFSYGILVIEIITGKRNNNGRSNNDEDAENLLSWVWRGWKDDTILSVIDASLTTGSRNEILRCIHIGLLCVQESSATRPTMDSVALMLNSDSYTLPTPSRPAFVVESSVMPSNVSSSTETLLMSSNDVTVSELSPR, from the exons ATGGAACATGtcagttttttcttctttgcttgtgTCCTAACATTTGTACCATTTATCGCCTTAGCTCAGAAGGATACCTATGAGTTTCCTCCAAGGTTCAACTGTGTAGCTCGTGGAGGAAACTTCACGGTCAACAGCAATTTTGCCGGCAATCTGGATGGGCttgtctcctctctctcttcactcacACCCAAGGCTTATGGCTTCTACAACCTTTCTTCTGGTGACTCATCTGGAGAAAGAGCTTATGCAATTGGTCTGTGTAGAAGAGAAGTCAAAAGAGATGATTGTCTCAGCTGTATTCAGACAGCTGCAAAAAACCTCACTGAGCAGTGTCCACTGACAAAACAAGCTGTTGTATGGTACACGCACTGTATGTTTCGTTACTCGAACAGGACAATCTATGGAAGAAAAGAGACGACCCCAACTCTGTCTTTTATTGCGGGCAAAAATACATCAGCAAACAGAGATGAGTTTGATCGTCTGCAGCTAGAGCTGATGGACAAACTCAAAGGGATTGCAGCAGCTGGTGGGCCGAATAGGAAATATGCTCAAGGGAGCGGTTTGGGTGCGACGGGACACCGAAGATTCTACGGAAGTGCGTATTGTACACCGGATCTGTCTGAACAGGATTGTAatgattgtttagtttttgggtTTGAGAATATCCCACGTTGTTGTTATGGTCAGATTGGTCTTAGGTGGTTCTCTCCTAGTTGTAACTTCAGATTTGAGACTGGGAGGTTCTATGAGTTTGATGCCGATCTAGAGCCTGATCCACCTGCAATTCAGCCCGTTGATTCACCTGCAATTCAACCTGGTGGCTCACCAACATCAGCTGCAAGAATTGAGAGAACAG GAAAGGGCAGGGGTGGATCTAAAGTCATTATCGCGATAATCATCCCAATAGTTCTTATTGTGGTATTTGCAAGTTTCCTAGGCTTGGCCTTGAActggaagaagaacaacaagtcAGTAGGTAGATTCAAAG AGAATGAGTTCTCAGATTCACTGCTAGTTAACTTCGAAACTTTAAAGGAAGCAACAGATAACTTTTCACCAGAAAACGAACTTGGACGTGGTGGATTTGGCTCAGTTTATAAG GGTGTGTTGTCTGGTGGGCAAGAAATCGCGGTGAAAAGATTATCGTGTACTTCAGGACAAGGAGACGTTGAATTCAAAAACGAAATTTTACTACTTGCAAAGCTTCAACATAGGAACTTGGTGAGGCTTTTAGGTTTCTGCATAGAAGGACAAGAAAGAATCCTTGTCTATGAGTTCATCAAGAACGCTAGTCTTGACAATTTCATTTTCG ATATTGAGAAGCGTCAATTTTTGGATTGGGGAGCACGATACAAAATGATTGGAGGAGTAGCTAGAGGACTTCTTTATCTACATGAAGACTCTCGTTTCCGGATAATTCACCGTGATCTTAAAGCTAGCAACATTCTTTTGGACCAAGGAATGAATCCGAAAATCGCAGATTTTGGTTTAGCTAAACTCTTTGACACAGACCAAACTTCGACAAATCGATTCACAAGCAGAATTGCAGGAACCTA TGGGTATATGGCTCCAGAATACGCGATGCACGGACAACTCTCGGTGAAGACAGACGTTTTCAGCTACGGTATATTAGTCATTGAGATCATTACGGGAAAGAGAAATAACAATGGTCGATCTAATAATGATGAAGATGCCGAAAATCTCCTTAGTTGG GTATGGAGAGGCTGGAAAGACGACACTATACTAAGTGTGATCGATGCTAGTTTAACTACGGGATCAAGAAACGAGATCTTGAGGTGCATACACATTGGTCTTTTATGTGTTCAAGAAAGTTCAGCGACTAGACCAACAATGGATTCGGTTGCTCTTATGCTCAACAGCGATTCTTATACCCTCCCAACGCCTTCTAGGCCTGCGTTTGTGGTAGAGAGTAGTGTCATGCCCTCGAATGTTTCTTCTTCGACAGAGACGTTACTAATGTCGTCGAATGATGTCACTGTTTCTGAGTTATCTCCTCGTTAG